The genomic region TTACTAATTATAGCATTCCTGCCAATGTGACATAAATCATAAATCTTTATATATTTTGCATTAGGCAACTTTATATTTGCCAAGAACGTTTTTTTATCTGCAATTTGGGTAAATATACAGGAGGAAAATTAATGTTATCGCTCAGAATTCTTGACATACGATGCAAGAAAGGAATTGTAAAAGCAGTAAACTCCAATCCTATTAATAAATGCAATGCTGCTCTGATACCAAATCTCTTCCCAGTGGAGATGAGTTAAGCAGAGGGGATAGTGAAAATAATAATTAATTGGTATACCTATGAAAATCACTGCTTTAATAAAAAAATTTCCTGAAGAAAAAGATATCACAACATGTTCAAGACCATATTTTAATCATTCGATAGAATTTAAAAATATTTTTTCGGCAGAAGAACGGGCTGAAATGCTGGATATTGTAGGCTTAAATGTATTTTTTTTCCCATCAGAGATGATAACTGGCTGCGATCTTTTATCTGACTCTGGAACAACATCAATGACAAATGAACAATGGGCTGCTTTGCATCTTGGAGATGAAGCTTATGGTTCAAATAGAGGTTATTTTTTATTAATGGAACAAATTAAAGAAACTTTTGGAGAGGAGTTTTTTAATGACCCAAACTCTGGAAAGCCTAACGCTTTTATTTTCCACCAAGGAAGACCAAGTGAAGATGCTCTTTTCACAATGGTAGGAAAACTGGGTTCCGGACTTATTATTCCAAGTAATGGGCATTTTGACACCACTAGAGCCAACATAAAGAGTAATAAAATTCAACCCTTGAACCTTTTTTCTCCAGAATTACTAAATGAAAGCTCTGAATCACGTTTTAAGGGTAATATGGATGTGCAGGGATTTAAAAAACTCCTGGAGAAGTCCCACGACAAAATACCTCTGGTATATTTAACCATAACCAACAACACTGGTGGTGGTCAGCCCGTCTCAATGGAAAATATAAGGATAGTTTCTGAGCTTTCTCATAAATATGATATTCCACTATTCTTTGACGCATGCAGATTTGTAGAAAATGCATGGTTTATAAAACAATATGAAGAAGGCATCGTGAATAAAAATATCAACGATATTATTAAAGAAATGTTTTCCTATGTTGATGGATTTACTATAAGTTTCAAAAAAGATGGGCTTTCCAATATGGGTGGGGGACTTTTTCTGAAAGATAATGGCCTATTTATTAAGAAATACCCCGAAATCCCGGATGCATTAATGGGTCACCAGATTATTAAAGAGGGACACCCCACATACGGGGGACTGTCGGGAAGAGATATGATGGCTATTTCGGTTGGTTTGAAGATCGTAACCAAGGAAGAATATTTAAGTTATAGAATAAACCAAGTTAAAGAATTCGGCCAGAATCTTCATAAACAAGGGTTACCAATTTTAACACCAATAGGTGGGCATGCCGTTTATTTGGATGTAAATAAATTCTTTATAGATACAGAAATGAAACCTGAGGATTTTGATGGTATAGCATTTACTGCCATTTTGTTGGCTGCTTTTGGTCATAGAGCAGTTGAACTTGGCTATTTTGCATTTGGTAATTATGATAAAAAGACACAAAGAGAAACGTTCCCAGAAGTAAATTTTGTGAGATTTGCTATCCCAAGACTCAGATACGAAACGCAGGATTTGGACTCCGTAGTAGAGTCTGTAAAAATTTTATATGAAAATAGGAATAAAATTCCCCCAATAAAGGTGACTTATGGCAGGGATCTCTCATTGAGACATTTTAAGGCTAGATTTCAGTTTAAAGATATGGTTAAGTTATATACTGAGTTCCTTTAATTGGACACCTGCACCTGAATAAGAATACAGAAATTCATTAAACCAACAACGTTACCAAATATTAGAGCATCATCCAGATGCTTTTCGGATTTGAATCATAGGTCCGTCTGCTTCATATATGAATATTATCTTATGATC from Methanosarcinales archaeon harbors:
- a CDS encoding tryptophanase; this translates as MKITALIKKFPEEKDITTCSRPYFNHSIEFKNIFSAEERAEMLDIVGLNVFFFPSEMITGCDLLSDSGTTSMTNEQWAALHLGDEAYGSNRGYFLLMEQIKETFGEEFFNDPNSGKPNAFIFHQGRPSEDALFTMVGKLGSGLIIPSNGHFDTTRANIKSNKIQPLNLFSPELLNESSESRFKGNMDVQGFKKLLEKSHDKIPLVYLTITNNTGGGQPVSMENIRIVSELSHKYDIPLFFDACRFVENAWFIKQYEEGIVNKNINDIIKEMFSYVDGFTISFKKDGLSNMGGGLFLKDNGLFIKKYPEIPDALMGHQIIKEGHPTYGGLSGRDMMAISVGLKIVTKEEYLSYRINQVKEFGQNLHKQGLPILTPIGGHAVYLDVNKFFIDTEMKPEDFDGIAFTAILLAAFGHRAVELGYFAFGNYDKKTQRETFPEVNFVRFAIPRLRYETQDLDSVVESVKILYENRNKIPPIKVTYGRDLSLRHFKARFQFKDMVKLYTEFL